One uncultured Tolumonas sp. DNA segment encodes these proteins:
- a CDS encoding RDD family protein has product MSGKSTATSTGISLNLPRAGFRRRLGAWSIDALLVLPLLVVAGYLGYGLAHLLVGVGLLSLGEGATVGEWLAHQLWFSLWLAGVLCSYFVWFWCRDGQTPGMVRFQLRVQNTDGSLLRVGQALVRLATSAFGLGNLMVIFDRREFLAFQDYWASCETVVTSPAAGR; this is encoded by the coding sequence ATGTCTGGTAAGTCGACAGCAACATCAACTGGAATCTCATTGAACTTACCCCGAGCCGGGTTTCGCCGCCGCCTTGGTGCCTGGTCAATCGATGCCTTACTTGTGCTGCCATTATTAGTGGTCGCTGGTTATTTAGGTTATGGATTGGCGCATTTGCTCGTGGGAGTCGGTTTATTGTCACTTGGTGAGGGGGCTACAGTCGGGGAATGGTTGGCACATCAACTATGGTTTAGCCTCTGGCTGGCGGGAGTGTTGTGCAGTTATTTTGTCTGGTTCTGGTGCCGAGATGGGCAAACACCGGGTATGGTACGTTTTCAGTTACGTGTACAAAATACCGATGGTTCTTTATTGCGAGTGGGTCAAGCATTGGTTCGTTTGGCGACATCAGCTTTTGGCTTGGGCAATTTGATGGTGATTTTTGATCGTCGCGAGTTTCTGGCATTTCAAGATTATTGGGCCAGTTGTGAAACGGTGGTAACTTCACCTGCTGCAGGTCGTTAA
- the lptG gene encoding LPS export ABC transporter permease LptG, with product MFGILDRYIGRTILLAILMCTVTLVGLSSLIKFVDQLQRVGEGNYTTMSAILRVLYITPSDIVLFFPMAALLGGVIGLGQLASSSELVVLQATGLSRTRIVLSALKTVIPVMFLVMLLGEYVAPLGEQKAHDLKTEALTGGKITASTYGVWIKEGNRFISIGALFRDGSLHDLTMYRFNDNGELEEVVRSPQANYKQQIWHLKDAVVTQLQNKQQIQFNHPTDWTWQTNLTPDKLGVVSVSPDELSAQGLYNYISYMKSNGQQVNDYELEFWRKLLAPLGVIAMLLLAASTIFGPLRSVSMGARLISGVMMGFAFFVVNQVLGPFSLVYDVPPLLGASIPSLLFMGIALYMLRRRT from the coding sequence ATGTTTGGTATTCTCGACCGTTACATCGGACGCACCATACTGCTCGCTATTTTGATGTGTACCGTCACGCTGGTAGGCCTGTCTTCGTTGATCAAATTTGTCGATCAATTACAGCGTGTGGGTGAAGGTAATTACACCACGATGAGTGCCATTTTGCGTGTGCTCTATATAACACCCAGCGATATCGTGTTGTTTTTCCCGATGGCGGCACTGTTAGGGGGTGTGATTGGCCTGGGCCAACTGGCCAGCAGCAGTGAATTGGTGGTTCTGCAAGCCACTGGCTTGTCACGCACCCGTATTGTCTTATCCGCACTAAAGACTGTTATTCCCGTCATGTTTTTAGTCATGTTACTTGGCGAATATGTGGCTCCTCTCGGTGAACAAAAAGCCCATGATCTTAAAACTGAGGCACTGACGGGGGGTAAAATTACCGCTTCAACTTACGGTGTCTGGATCAAAGAAGGCAACCGTTTCATCAGTATCGGCGCGCTATTTCGTGATGGCAGTCTGCATGACCTGACGATGTACCGGTTTAACGATAATGGTGAATTAGAGGAAGTAGTTCGGTCACCACAAGCCAATTATAAACAGCAGATATGGCATCTGAAGGATGCAGTGGTAACGCAACTTCAGAATAAACAACAAATTCAGTTCAACCATCCAACTGATTGGACATGGCAAACGAATTTGACGCCTGACAAGCTAGGCGTGGTATCGGTATCACCAGATGAATTGTCTGCGCAAGGTTTGTATAACTACATCAGTTATATGAAAAGTAACGGACAACAAGTGAATGATTATGAATTGGAGTTCTGGCGGAAATTGTTAGCACCACTTGGTGTGATTGCCATGCTACTACTAGCTGCTTCGACCATTTTCGGCCCGCTACGCTCAGTAAGTATGGGCGCCCGATTGATCTCAGGCGTGATGATGGGGTTTGCCTTTTTTGTCGTTAATCAGGTTTTAGGGCCATTTAGCCTCGTTTATGACGTGCCACCGTTGCTCGGAGCCAGCATCCCTAGTCTGTTGTTTATGGGTATTGCTCTTTATATGCTCCGGCGCCGAACCTAA
- the lptF gene encoding LPS export ABC transporter permease LptF: MIVFRYIFKETLKTQLSILLILLLIFTSQQFIRTLSKAADGSIPVSLIGQLMLLNIPYMGLLLLPISLFIAILFAHGRLYADSEMTVLRAIGVGPGYIMKVSLVLAFLTTAVAVTNTMWLAPMAREKQTQLLDEAKSDPLAVPLESGRFLSLDDGKLVAYVEDVQKSGRSLQRIFLLQHSDKPEEAAIIVASDGNLTTDEKGIPWVTLNNGKRYAGTPPTTEFSVAEFTQYKAQIQRKDIEPSSRKSGAIPSQQLYHSTDTKEIAEWQWRIALPLSIPILTLIAVPMAMVNPRQGRYAKLLPAVLLYLSYFLLLSAGESAVEKGQLPAMPGLYLQPLLFTLFLAVPMNIANTRLWQRIRLFWHKEKC, translated from the coding sequence GTGATAGTTTTCCGTTATATATTTAAAGAAACACTCAAAACGCAGCTTTCAATCCTGCTGATCCTGCTGCTGATTTTTACCAGCCAGCAATTCATCCGCACGTTATCGAAAGCTGCTGATGGTTCCATACCAGTATCATTGATTGGTCAATTGATGCTGCTCAACATTCCTTACATGGGTTTATTGCTGTTACCCATCAGTTTATTTATCGCCATTTTGTTTGCACATGGCCGCTTATATGCCGACAGTGAAATGACGGTATTACGCGCGATCGGTGTTGGCCCAGGCTATATCATGAAAGTGAGCTTGGTGCTGGCCTTCCTGACGACAGCGGTTGCAGTAACTAACACTATGTGGCTGGCGCCGATGGCGCGGGAAAAACAAACGCAACTGTTGGATGAAGCCAAATCAGATCCATTGGCAGTACCACTGGAAAGTGGTCGGTTTCTCAGCCTGGATGATGGCAAACTCGTCGCTTATGTTGAAGATGTACAGAAAAGCGGCCGTAGCCTACAACGGATTTTTTTGTTGCAACACAGCGATAAACCGGAAGAAGCCGCTATTATTGTAGCCAGCGATGGCAATCTGACCACGGATGAGAAAGGTATTCCGTGGGTGACATTAAACAATGGTAAACGTTACGCCGGTACTCCGCCTACAACCGAATTTAGCGTTGCAGAATTTACGCAATATAAAGCCCAGATCCAGCGTAAAGACATTGAACCGTCGAGTCGTAAATCCGGCGCCATTCCATCGCAACAGCTCTATCACAGCACGGATACGAAAGAAATTGCCGAATGGCAATGGCGTATTGCCTTACCGTTATCGATTCCAATTTTGACGTTAATCGCAGTGCCTATGGCGATGGTGAATCCACGCCAAGGCCGTTACGCCAAATTGCTGCCTGCCGTTTTGCTCTATCTCAGTTATTTCTTGTTACTCAGTGCCGGTGAGTCGGCGGTAGAAAAAGGGCAGTTGCCTGCTATGCCAGGGTTATATCTACAACCGCTATTGTTTACTTTGTTCCTGGCCGTACCGATGAATATTGCCAATACGCGCTTATGGCAACGCATTCGCTTGTTTTGGCATAAGGAGAAATGCTGA
- the pepA gene encoding leucyl aminopeptidase, whose translation MEFGVKSGSPEKQRSACIVVGVFEPRRLSAVAEQLDRVSDGYLSSLLRRGDLEGKTGQMLLLHQVPGVLSERVLLVGCGKERELDERQFKQIIQKTISTLNETGSMEAVCFLTELHVKGRDAYWKVRQAVETAQNSLYTFDQFKTNKAELRRPLRKLVFNVATRRELSIGEKAIAHGLAVSNGMKICRDVANMPPNICTPAYLASQARRLADSSQYITTKVIGEQQMAELGMNAYLAVARGSSNEAMMSVMEYKGHPDAKPLVLVGKGLTFDSGGISIKPADGMDEMKYDMGGAASVLGTMTALAELKPPINVIGVLAGAENMPDGKAYRPGDILTSMSGQTIEVLNTDAEGRLVLCDVLTYVERFEPESVIDIATLTGACVIALGSHASGLMSNHNPLAHELLNASELSGDKAWRLPLWDEYQEQIESPFADMVNTGGRPAGAITAGAFLSRFTKKYNWAHLDIAGTAWKSGKEKGSTGRPVPLLTQFLLNRAGVEVDD comes from the coding sequence ATGGAATTCGGCGTTAAAAGCGGCAGCCCGGAGAAGCAGCGCAGTGCCTGTATCGTGGTCGGTGTATTCGAACCACGTCGGTTATCTGCGGTGGCGGAGCAACTGGATCGCGTCAGCGATGGTTATCTGAGTTCGTTGCTGCGTCGTGGTGATCTGGAAGGTAAAACTGGCCAGATGTTGTTGCTGCATCAAGTTCCCGGGGTGTTGAGTGAACGGGTGTTGCTGGTGGGGTGTGGTAAAGAGCGTGAGCTGGATGAGCGTCAGTTCAAACAGATCATTCAAAAAACTATCAGCACACTGAATGAAACCGGATCGATGGAAGCGGTCTGCTTTTTGACAGAATTACATGTCAAAGGACGGGATGCCTACTGGAAAGTAAGACAAGCGGTCGAAACTGCGCAAAACAGTCTTTACACGTTTGATCAATTTAAGACTAATAAGGCGGAATTACGTCGTCCGCTGCGTAAACTGGTGTTTAACGTGGCGACGCGTCGTGAGCTGTCGATTGGTGAAAAAGCGATTGCACACGGTTTAGCAGTATCGAACGGTATGAAAATTTGCCGTGATGTCGCCAATATGCCGCCAAATATTTGTACGCCAGCCTATCTGGCCTCTCAGGCACGTCGTCTGGCGGATAGCAGCCAATACATCACGACCAAGGTGATAGGCGAGCAGCAAATGGCCGAGTTGGGCATGAATGCTTATCTGGCAGTGGCGCGTGGTTCGTCGAATGAAGCCATGATGTCTGTGATGGAATATAAAGGCCATCCGGATGCCAAACCATTGGTATTGGTAGGAAAAGGGCTGACGTTCGACTCGGGTGGTATTTCAATCAAACCGGCTGATGGCATGGATGAGATGAAATACGACATGGGTGGTGCGGCGTCGGTATTAGGTACCATGACCGCATTGGCTGAACTGAAGCCGCCAATCAACGTGATCGGGGTGTTGGCGGGTGCGGAGAATATGCCAGACGGTAAAGCTTACCGCCCTGGTGATATTCTGACCTCGATGTCAGGCCAGACCATTGAAGTATTAAATACCGATGCGGAAGGGCGTCTGGTATTGTGTGACGTTCTCACTTATGTGGAACGCTTTGAGCCGGAATCCGTGATTGATATCGCGACCTTAACCGGCGCTTGCGTGATTGCGTTAGGTAGCCATGCCAGTGGTTTGATGTCGAACCATAATCCGCTGGCGCATGAGCTGCTGAATGCGTCGGAATTGTCAGGCGACAAAGCGTGGCGTTTACCGCTGTGGGATGAATATCAGGAACAGATTGAAAGTCCGTTTGCCGATATGGTGAACACGGGCGGTCGTCCGGCAGGTGCTATTACTGCGGGCGCATTCCTGAGTCGTTTCACGAAAAAATATAACTGGGCGCATCTGGATATTGCCGGAACCGCCTGGAAATCAGGTAAAGAGAAAGGTTCGACCGGACGTCCGGTACCATTGCTGACGCAGTTTTTATTAAACCGCGCTGGCGTAGAAGTCGACGATTAG
- a CDS encoding DNA polymerase III subunit chi — translation MPHVTFYLLPDETASTPPTEGVSHAVAVLACQLATARFRQNQTLFLLAQTQAQAEQLDEMLWQQDPQSFVPHGLSDEATVTQAPVEIGTGMPKRSRQVLINLADSIPPFANRFAQIIDFVPADESQKQQARDRYKQYRALGFTLETVPAPTLP, via the coding sequence ATGCCACATGTCACTTTTTATTTACTGCCGGATGAGACTGCAAGCACACCGCCAACCGAGGGTGTAAGCCATGCAGTTGCCGTGTTAGCGTGCCAGTTAGCGACGGCGCGATTCCGCCAGAATCAAACGCTGTTTTTGTTGGCGCAGACTCAAGCACAGGCCGAACAGTTAGACGAAATGCTGTGGCAGCAAGATCCGCAAAGTTTTGTGCCACATGGCCTTTCTGATGAGGCTACGGTGACACAAGCCCCTGTTGAGATTGGCACTGGTATGCCAAAGCGCAGTCGACAGGTGCTGATTAATTTGGCCGATAGCATTCCACCATTTGCTAATCGTTTTGCTCAGATCATTGATTTTGTTCCTGCGGACGAATCACAAAAACAACAGGCGCGCGACCGCTATAAGCAATATCGGGCGCTGGGTTTCACGCTGGAGACGGTGCCTGCACCGACACTCCCATAA
- a CDS encoding valine--tRNA ligase: protein MEKTFNPNAIEQAMYQHWEEQGYFKPSGDTSNGSYCIVIPPPNVTGSLHMGHAFQQTIMDSLIRYQRMLGKNTLWQAGTDHAGIATQMVVERKIAAEEGKTRHDYGRDAFIDKIWQWKEESGGTITRQMRRLGASVDWDREAFTMDPALSHAVQEVFVRLYEQDLIYRGKRLVNWDPKLHTAISDLEVENKEVKGHMWHLRYPLADGEKTAEGKDYLIVATTRPETMLGDTAVAVNPEDPRYKALIGKFIELPLVGRRIPIVADEHADMEKGTGCVKITPAHDFNDNEVGKRQHLPMINIFTLDAHIRAEAEVYDSKGNPSDVYPAALPAEFAGLERYAARKAIIAALEAKGLMDEIKDHVLQQPYGDRGGVPIEPMLTDQWYVRADVLAKPAIEAVEDGRIQFVPKQYENMYFSWMRDIQDWCISRQLWWGHRIPAWYDNNGNVYVGRDEAEVRANNGLAADVTLRQDDDVLDTWFSSALWTFSTLGWPEKTPELEMFHPTDVLVTGFDIIFFWVARMIMMTMHFVKNEDGTPQVPFKTVYVTGLIRDEEGQKMSKSKGNVLDPLDMIDGISLPELLEKRTGNMMQPQLAEKIGKRTEKQFPEGIEAHGTDALRFTLAALASTGRDINWDMKRLDGYRNFCNKLWNASRYVLMNTEEQDCGFAGGEMQFSLADRWITSQLQLTIQELRHAMDTYRFDQAAGVLYEFIWNQFCDWYLELTKPVLWQGSEAEQRATRHTLVTVLESLLRLAHPIMPFMTESIWKSVAPLAGIHADTLMLQAYPEFDAAKLDETALADQEWVKQFIVSVRNIRAEMNVAPSVPLTVLLKADAVDSQRAADNEAFLKSLAKLESITVLAATDAEPLSVKKLIGNTELLIPMAGLIDKDAELARLAKEVEKLEKECGRIEGKLGNEAFVAKAPEAVIAKEREKLTDYQSQLTKLKEQQETIKSL from the coding sequence ATGGAAAAGACGTTTAATCCAAACGCCATTGAACAGGCGATGTACCAGCACTGGGAAGAACAGGGCTATTTCAAACCAAGCGGCGACACCAGCAATGGTAGCTACTGTATCGTGATCCCGCCGCCGAACGTGACGGGCAGCCTGCACATGGGTCATGCGTTCCAGCAGACCATCATGGATTCGCTGATCCGTTATCAGCGTATGCTGGGTAAAAATACCTTGTGGCAGGCAGGTACGGACCATGCCGGTATTGCGACCCAGATGGTGGTGGAACGTAAGATCGCCGCCGAAGAGGGCAAAACACGCCACGATTATGGCCGTGATGCCTTCATCGACAAGATCTGGCAATGGAAAGAAGAATCAGGCGGCACTATCACCCGTCAGATGCGTCGTTTAGGTGCCTCTGTCGATTGGGATCGTGAAGCGTTCACAATGGACCCAGCGCTGTCACACGCGGTGCAGGAAGTGTTTGTGCGTCTGTACGAACAAGATCTGATCTATCGTGGTAAACGTCTGGTGAACTGGGATCCGAAACTGCACACCGCGATTTCTGATCTGGAAGTTGAGAATAAAGAAGTCAAAGGCCACATGTGGCATCTGCGTTATCCGCTGGCGGATGGCGAGAAAACAGCCGAAGGTAAAGACTACCTGATCGTGGCCACGACACGTCCGGAAACCATGCTGGGTGACACCGCGGTGGCGGTGAACCCGGAAGATCCACGTTACAAAGCGCTGATCGGCAAGTTTATCGAACTGCCGCTGGTGGGGCGTCGTATTCCGATCGTAGCGGATGAACATGCCGACATGGAAAAAGGCACTGGTTGTGTGAAGATCACGCCAGCGCACGATTTTAACGATAACGAAGTCGGTAAACGTCAACACCTTCCAATGATCAACATCTTCACGCTGGATGCCCACATTCGTGCGGAAGCGGAAGTGTATGACAGCAAAGGCAACCCAAGCGATGTGTATCCGGCGGCATTGCCGGCTGAGTTTGCGGGTTTAGAGCGTTATGCAGCGCGTAAAGCGATCATCGCCGCACTTGAAGCCAAAGGCTTGATGGACGAGATCAAAGATCACGTGTTGCAACAGCCTTACGGCGACCGTGGTGGTGTACCGATCGAGCCGATGCTGACCGACCAGTGGTATGTGCGTGCCGATGTGCTGGCGAAACCCGCCATTGAAGCGGTGGAAGATGGCCGTATTCAATTCGTACCGAAACAGTATGAAAACATGTACTTCTCCTGGATGCGTGACATTCAGGATTGGTGTATCTCCCGTCAGTTGTGGTGGGGCCACCGTATTCCGGCGTGGTATGACAACAACGGTAACGTGTATGTTGGCCGTGATGAAGCGGAAGTGCGTGCAAACAATGGCTTAGCCGCTGATGTGACGTTGCGTCAGGATGATGACGTGCTGGACACGTGGTTCAGCTCGGCATTGTGGACTTTCTCGACACTGGGCTGGCCGGAAAAAACACCTGAGTTGGAAATGTTCCACCCGACTGATGTGTTGGTGACTGGCTTTGACATCATCTTCTTCTGGGTTGCCCGCATGATCATGATGACCATGCATTTCGTGAAAAACGAAGATGGCACGCCACAAGTTCCGTTCAAGACGGTGTATGTAACAGGTCTGATTCGTGACGAAGAAGGCCAGAAAATGTCGAAATCCAAGGGTAACGTGCTTGACCCGCTGGATATGATCGACGGTATCTCATTGCCAGAATTGCTGGAAAAACGTACCGGCAACATGATGCAGCCACAACTGGCTGAGAAGATCGGCAAACGCACCGAGAAGCAGTTCCCAGAAGGTATCGAAGCGCACGGCACTGATGCATTGCGTTTCACGCTGGCGGCACTGGCATCTACAGGTCGTGATATCAACTGGGACATGAAACGTCTGGATGGTTACCGCAACTTCTGTAACAAACTGTGGAATGCCAGCCGTTATGTGCTGATGAACACCGAAGAGCAGGATTGCGGTTTTGCTGGTGGCGAAATGCAGTTCAGCTTGGCTGATCGCTGGATAACCTCACAGTTGCAACTGACTATTCAAGAGCTGCGTCATGCGATGGATACCTATCGCTTCGACCAGGCGGCGGGTGTGTTGTATGAATTTATCTGGAATCAGTTCTGTGACTGGTATCTTGAGCTGACCAAGCCGGTGTTGTGGCAGGGTAGCGAAGCCGAGCAGCGCGCGACTCGTCATACGCTGGTGACTGTGTTGGAAAGTCTGCTGCGTCTGGCGCATCCAATTATGCCGTTCATGACTGAGTCAATTTGGAAGTCAGTGGCTCCGCTGGCGGGTATTCATGCCGACACCTTGATGCTGCAAGCTTACCCTGAGTTTGATGCCGCTAAATTGGACGAAACCGCGTTGGCGGATCAGGAATGGGTGAAACAGTTTATCGTCAGCGTGCGTAATATTCGTGCTGAGATGAACGTTGCGCCAAGCGTGCCGTTGACCGTGTTGCTGAAAGCCGATGCGGTGGACAGCCAACGTGCGGCAGACAACGAAGCGTTCCTGAAATCACTGGCCAAGCTGGAAAGCATCACTGTGCTGGCGGCTACTGACGCAGAACCTTTGTCGGTGAAGAAACTGATCGGGAACACCGAGCTGTTGATCCCGATGGCGGGCCTCATCGACAAAGACGCAGAATTAGCGCGTCTGGCGAAAGAAGTCGAGAAGCTGGAAAAAGAGTGTGGCCGTATCGAAGGCAAGTTGGGTAACGAAGCCTTTGTGGCGAAAGCACCAGAAGCAGTTATCGCCAAAGAGCGCGAAAAACTGACCGATTACCAAAGTCAGCTGACCAAACTCAAAGAACAGCAAGAAACCATTAAATCACTGTAA
- a CDS encoding IS110 family transposase, which translates to MMSIQVIGIDLGKSNFHLVAHDRKGNTLFRKKLSRKQLIQFIYDTPLTTIAFEACGGAHWLGRLSLKLGHSVKLLPPQYVRPYVKGNKNDFIDADAIAEASQRPSMRFVEVKSEDAQLITAVYRVRQGYIKDRTACMCRISALLLEFGVSLPQGHGTMKQLFTWLTANAPELPSALNIELTALHEYYKYLNEQIKVQDDKLTRHVAQSDEGQLLHEIPGVGVLTASQCMAELGSVKQFKNGRNLAAWLGLVPHQHSTGGKPRLLGISKRGNKHLRTLFIHGARAILARPEKTGSIFGDWLVQLRASKPFNVVCVALANKLARIVWAVLRYKEAFNAEKLQSEFA; encoded by the coding sequence ATCATGTCTATTCAAGTCATTGGTATCGATTTAGGCAAATCTAATTTCCATTTAGTTGCACACGATCGCAAAGGCAACACCCTTTTTCGAAAAAAACTTTCCCGCAAACAGTTGATCCAATTTATCTATGACACCCCGCTCACCACCATCGCCTTTGAAGCCTGCGGAGGTGCTCATTGGTTGGGACGATTGAGTCTTAAGCTCGGTCATTCAGTGAAACTGCTTCCCCCTCAATATGTACGGCCTTATGTCAAAGGCAATAAAAATGATTTCATTGATGCTGATGCCATTGCTGAAGCATCGCAACGGCCGTCCATGCGATTTGTTGAAGTCAAATCAGAGGATGCGCAACTCATCACCGCTGTTTATCGTGTTCGGCAGGGATATATCAAAGACCGAACTGCATGCATGTGCAGGATTAGTGCTTTATTACTCGAGTTTGGTGTCAGTCTGCCGCAGGGACATGGGACGATGAAACAGTTATTCACCTGGCTGACAGCGAATGCACCCGAACTGCCGTCAGCATTAAACATCGAATTAACGGCATTGCATGAGTATTACAAATATCTGAATGAACAAATCAAAGTGCAGGATGACAAACTTACGCGCCATGTTGCGCAGAGCGATGAAGGGCAATTATTGCATGAGATCCCTGGAGTTGGTGTACTGACGGCCAGTCAATGTATGGCGGAATTAGGGAGTGTGAAACAATTTAAGAATGGACGCAATCTGGCCGCATGGCTGGGGCTGGTTCCCCATCAGCATTCGACGGGAGGAAAACCGCGTTTACTCGGAATAAGCAAACGAGGGAATAAACATCTGAGAACGCTGTTCATTCATGGAGCGAGGGCGATTTTAGCCAGGCCGGAAAAGACGGGGTCGATATTTGGGGACTGGTTAGTGCAACTACGAGCCAGTAAGCCGTTCAATGTAGTGTGTGTGGCGTTAGCGAATAAACTGGCCCGGATAGTCTGGGCGGTATTGAGGTACAAAGAAGCGTTTAATGCAGAGAAACTGCAATCCGAGTTTGCATGA
- a CDS encoding DUF4865 family protein — MLCMQYSFVLPSGYDMAQIRNRIENKGHLLNGFHGLKFKAYLYACQDENQPASENLYAPFYLWENSDGMSEFLCSAGFARLCRDFGVPSVKTWVPWFSGLQDNIAVAKYARREIVPIQAYGDLAKLKTQETARAGQLLSEHGALASLVAFEPTNWSLIRFSLWRDRPLPGEHPAQLYHIGYIAQ, encoded by the coding sequence ATGCTTTGTATGCAATACAGTTTTGTGCTGCCATCGGGTTATGACATGGCACAGATCCGTAATCGTATAGAGAACAAAGGTCATTTACTCAATGGCTTCCACGGGTTGAAATTTAAAGCCTATCTTTATGCCTGTCAGGATGAAAACCAGCCGGCCTCAGAGAATCTGTACGCCCCGTTTTATCTGTGGGAAAACAGCGACGGCATGAGTGAGTTTTTATGCTCAGCTGGTTTTGCCCGGTTATGCCGTGATTTCGGTGTGCCTTCGGTAAAAACCTGGGTGCCCTGGTTTTCCGGATTGCAGGACAATATTGCTGTCGCAAAATATGCCCGTCGTGAGATTGTGCCCATTCAAGCTTATGGTGATCTGGCAAAACTCAAGACACAGGAGACAGCCCGCGCAGGTCAGTTGCTCTCAGAGCATGGCGCTCTGGCATCGCTGGTGGCGTTTGAACCAACCAATTGGTCGCTTATCCGGTTTAGTTTATGGCGTGATCGGCCATTGCCCGGTGAACATCCAGCGCAGCTTTATCACATCGGATATATAGCGCAGTAA
- a CDS encoding tautomerase family protein, with protein MPFTRISLLKGKSPDYLRAVSDALHTALVDTFEVPDADRFQAIHQHEKTELIFDAHYMGGPRSDDFILFHITAGKERNEQTKNNFYHRLAELLARDPGIAPENVMVIIQLTSVVDWSFSGGQPLSAMMHRC; from the coding sequence ATGCCTTTTACCCGGATCTCACTACTGAAAGGTAAATCTCCAGATTATCTGCGCGCTGTATCGGATGCATTGCATACAGCACTGGTTGATACCTTCGAGGTTCCCGACGCGGACCGTTTTCAAGCGATACATCAACATGAAAAAACAGAGTTGATCTTTGATGCGCACTATATGGGTGGCCCACGAAGCGACGATTTTATTCTTTTCCACATTACGGCAGGAAAAGAGCGAAATGAGCAGACTAAAAATAATTTTTACCACCGGCTGGCGGAACTGTTAGCCCGCGATCCCGGCATTGCGCCAGAGAATGTCATGGTCATAATTCAGCTGACATCGGTGGTTGACTGGTCATTTTCCGGCGGTCAACCGCTTTCCGCCATGATGCATCGCTGCTAA
- a CDS encoding carboxymuconolactone decarboxylase family protein, which produces MIDNAGNKAFGQIAPKFAQLSDEVLFSDIWQRSELPARERSLITVAALVALNRKEQLSFHLPFALENGVSHEELTETITHLAFYAGWPVATTALQVLATLPTN; this is translated from the coding sequence ATGATCGACAACGCCGGTAACAAAGCATTCGGGCAGATTGCCCCTAAATTTGCCCAGCTTTCTGATGAGGTTCTGTTCAGCGACATCTGGCAGCGCAGTGAGCTGCCAGCCAGAGAGCGCAGTCTGATCACCGTGGCGGCGTTAGTGGCGTTAAATCGTAAAGAGCAATTGTCGTTTCATCTGCCATTTGCGCTGGAAAATGGCGTTTCGCATGAAGAGTTGACGGAAACAATCACACATCTGGCGTTTTATGCCGGGTGGCCGGTCGCGACGACGGCACTGCAAGTGTTAGCCACGTTGCCAACAAATTAA
- a CDS encoding LysR substrate-binding domain-containing protein: MKKITYDLDALRSLTVGIDAGSFAKAAVYLCKSTSAISAHLKKLEEQTGQLIVEKDGRHLKLTPAGEILYSYAKRMLTLNDEAVQSLGNMDLAGTVRVGFQEDFSEHLLANVLAEFSRAHPHVAIEACIARNAELIAQINAAQLDLALAWAGNVDTAHSVLLGELPLHWIGRSGQNLQLGRESGEPIPLVLFEAPCLIRQQVLNLLNEARIPWRIVLTSQSLAGIWSAVNAGLGFTVRSRAGLPQTLQCMSASELGLPQLPPLGIRLHRARAKDDRILDTLQKNIMLELDRLIKR; the protein is encoded by the coding sequence ATGAAAAAGATCACCTACGATTTAGACGCTTTGCGTTCATTAACGGTGGGTATTGATGCTGGTAGTTTTGCTAAAGCAGCCGTCTATTTGTGCAAATCGACGTCGGCCATCAGCGCCCATTTGAAGAAACTGGAAGAACAAACCGGACAACTGATCGTCGAAAAAGACGGGCGACATCTGAAGTTAACACCCGCCGGCGAGATCTTATATTCATATGCTAAACGCATGCTGACCCTGAATGATGAAGCAGTGCAGTCACTGGGCAACATGGATCTGGCCGGCACGGTACGGGTTGGTTTTCAGGAAGATTTTAGTGAACATCTGTTGGCGAACGTGCTGGCCGAGTTCAGCCGCGCGCATCCGCACGTTGCTATTGAAGCCTGTATTGCACGGAACGCTGAGCTGATCGCACAAATTAATGCTGCACAACTCGATTTAGCTTTAGCCTGGGCGGGTAATGTTGATACCGCGCATTCCGTCTTGTTAGGAGAGTTACCTTTGCACTGGATCGGTCGCTCCGGTCAGAACCTCCAGCTCGGTCGGGAAAGTGGTGAGCCGATCCCGCTGGTGCTGTTTGAAGCGCCGTGTCTGATCCGCCAGCAGGTGCTTAATTTACTCAATGAAGCCCGGATCCCGTGGCGCATTGTTTTAACCAGCCAGAGTCTGGCGGGCATCTGGTCTGCCGTAAATGCCGGGTTGGGGTTCACAGTGCGCTCCCGTGCCGGATTACCGCAGACTCTGCAATGCATGAGCGCCAGTGAGCTGGGCTTACCGCAATTGCCGCCGCTGGGTATCCGGTTACACCGTGCCAGAGCGAAAGATGATCGGATCCTCGACACGCTGCAAAAGAACATCATGCTGGAACTGGACAGGCTCATAAAAAGATAA